The nucleotide window CCTTTGTCCGTCTACCTCTGGGAGGCCTGATGGAGATGCCTCATGTGGGGACCTTACAAGCAGTGTTGGATGGGCTTGATGTCCTGCTTGCCCAGAAGGATTGCCCCAGGTGAGTCTGCCAGGTAGGCTGGTAGGGTCCTAGACATTGTTGAAGAGACAGCTGGTGTCGTAAGAGTAGGTAGCCAAGGGATGGACCAGAGGCTTCTGATGATGCCAAGGAAGAAGCTCAGAGGCCTTGGCCATTGCTGAGCTCACTTTGGGAAATGCCTTCTGGAAGTGTGGGAGTGCCTAAGATGCAGGAGAGTCTGAAAGAACATGCCCCCACAGCCTTCTAGTGATGATTAAAGGTACTAGAAGTAGAAAACCAGAAAGAATGGAAGTGGGAAAggagatggaggaaagaaaggcagagagggaagaagaggacaAGGCAGCAGGTGACGTCAGGAACATGAAGTAAAAGCACACGTGGGAAGTGAGTGTTGCCTAAATTCTGAGACTGTGGTTTCATTCAGTGTGGATCTTAAACCATCGCTGCCAATCTGCTGTTTCCCCCACAGGAGGTGCAAACTGCGGGTGCTGGATTTAAGGAATACTGGCCAGGACTTCTGGAGCATGTGGTCTGGATCCAATGTCCGTGTGTCCTCGAGCTCATCAATGGCACCAGTGGCTGAGGACAGGTCAAGGACAGAGCAGCCCTTGGCTCCCTTGGAGGTGTTTATAGAACTTTGCCTCAGTGAAGGGACCATGGATGAATTCTTTATCTACCTCATGCAGTGGGTGGAGAAGAGAAAAGTTTCCATACACCTGTGCTGTAAGAAGCTGAAAATTGTTACAATGTCCATGGAAAATATTATGAAGGTCCTGAGTATGGTGCAACTGGACTGTATCCAGGAGGTGCAAGTGAATTGCACCTGGCATCTCTCCACCCTGGCTGTGTTTGCTCCTCTCCTGGGCCAGATGAATAAAGTGCAGAGACTCCTTCTCTCCAACATCCACATGTCTGCACTTGAGGGGCAAGAACAGCAGCACGTTGTCCAAATTACCTCTCAGTTCCTCAGGCTGCACCACCTCCGGGATCTCCGTATGgaatctccctccttcctccaagGTCGCCTGGACCAGATGCTCAGGTGAGTGTGCACCACTGACCGAGTAACAGAGAACACAACACTAGAACGTCACGTGCATTGTTTCCTTTGTTGCTCTACCTTGAAGTGTGGCATCACATAACCACACAAATCAAGGTAGAGGGACAAAGTGCGATAGAGGCTCTGGAAAGGGACACCATGTTAGGAAGCTATAGATTGGAGGATTCAGATGTATCAGTGTTTGTGATTTCTTTCTCAGGAAGAGATGTCTTTGTTcaggtgacttaaaaaaaaaaaaacaggtaagagGGCACTGAAGAGGGGAAAGAAACTCAGACCTGAGTGTTTCTAGAGGAACTCTGCGCTCAGCCGTTTTGTGCCCACAGTGAGCCTGTCTCaaattccccatctgtaaaatgttgCTTGTGCTCCAGATTAGGTAATTAATATACGGGAAATGCATGATTCTGGTGGTAAGGAATGGGGagccaaaagcaaaataaaaagtggTAGGTGGTTTGCAGATGATGCAGGGATGTAACTGAGCCCCTGCAGACTGGAGACCCCAGGTGATGATGTGGAATCTTGTCCAGGTTGGTTCTCTGTGCATGTCTCCCTCCAGCCTCATCTGGCCCAGAGATCTGGGCACCTGGGGCTCAATTAGTGAGCTAAAGGCACCCTGATGTGagagtattttttgtttgtttcaactcTAAATATGAAAATTCAGTGATGCCCACTCTTGATTGAGGCTCTGTGCTAGGCTCTCCTCTGAGCATGTTCTAGTGAATTCCACTCTTTTCGTTCATCCGCAAAAGGAAGTGCAGTATGTTGTACCCTGCTTGACTGATGAGGAGAGAGAGCTTTCAAGATTCTGTGTACTTATCTCAGCCAAACAAAGAAGATGACAGGAGTCAGGCTAACATGAGATTGGGCCTTCTGGGTATTGATTGTTATCAGATGGTCAAAATGACCTTGGCCTTGGGTAAAACACTTATCTCCCACCTTGAGGTCACGTTCCATCCCAGTTTCCAAGACCTAATTCCTCAGTTTCTCTCCCAGGTGCCTGAAGACTCCCTTGGAGAACCTCGCAATAACTCACTGTCTGATTACAGAATCAGACTTGAAACATCTGTCCCAGTGCCTGAACATCAGTCAGCTAAAGGGCCTGGATCTGAGTGGTGTCCCACTGACTGACTTTAGTCCTGAGCTCCTCCAAGTTCTGCTGGAGAAAGTTGCAGCCACGCTCCAGGAACTGGACTTAAATCTGTGTGGAATCATGGACTGTCAACTTGAGGCCATCCTGCCTGCCCTGAGCCGCTGCTCCCAGCTCAGGACCTTCAGCATTTGTGGGAACCTCCTCTCCATGGCCATCATGGAGAATCTGCTGCGTCATACTGATGGACTACCCAGTTTAATCCTAGAGCTGTATCCTGCCCCAAAGGAGAGTTACAGCTCTCAGAGAATTCTACACCTGGGGCGACTTGCCCAGCTTCAGGCTGAGCTGACTGAGATTATGAGGAACTTAGGAAGGCCCAGGACCATCTGGATTAGCTCTAGCCCCTGTCCTCGCTGGGGCAATGAGATATTCTGTCATGAGAAGACCATTATATACTGCTGTTTTGTCCCTCCCTAGTTGGTTGCCTCTATGAAAAACTTTCTTCTGGGCCCTGGAAACTGAAACCTAGGAAATAGGTGCATTGTGAAGAGAACACAGACCTATGGTTTCAGGCATCTGCTCAACGTGAATGTGAAAAGGAAAGGTGACCCAGCAGGGGTACAAGATTGAAGgggacttaggttgtttccatctctgggctattgtaaatagagctgcaatgaaccttttggtacatgactctttttgaattttggttttctcagggtatatgcccagtagtgggattgctgggtcatatggtagttctatttgtagtgcccatcatcagatgaatggataaagaagatgtggcacatatatacaatggaatattactcagccataaaaagaaatgaaattgagctatttgtaatgaggtggatagacctagagtctgccatacaaagtgaagtaagtcagaaagagaaagacaaataccatatgctaacacatatatatggaatttaagaaaaagaaaatgtcatgaagaacctaggggtaagacaggaataaagacacagacctactggagaacggacttgatgatatggggagggggaagggtgagctgtgacagggcgagagagaggcatggacatatatacactaacaaacgtaaggtagatagctagtgggaagcagccgcatggcacaaggatatcagcttggtgctctgtgaccgcctggaggggtgggatagagagggtgggagggagggagacgcaagagggaagagatatgggaacatatgtatatgtataactgattcactttgttataaagcagaaactaacacaccattgtaaagcaattataccccaataaagatgttaaaagaaaaaaatatatataattgtctcaaagtgaaaaaaaaaaaagtttgaagggGAAAAGTTGACTCAAGGAGTTGATGGGAAATTCAGGGTGTTGGTGCGCCAGGGATGGAGTGGATATAGGGATGGAGGAACATGAATCAAAAGCCTCGGTTGCCTTGCAAAAGGAAGATAATGATACAAACCCAGCTCATTAGACATTTGTAAGTTCCGAtgagagaatgcacttgagggcTTGGCCCTGGAGTTAGCATACACTAAGAGATAACTAAATGagtctttcccttctttttctctcctagtGGAAACCTCAGTACCTACATTCCTCTAGCTTACCCTCTATTCCTTACAACAGGGTGGAGAGCAAACCCAGGGCCTGAAATGGGTCTCACCTTTCACATGTGGACACCAATGAATCATGGTTCACTCAAGCTGCTCTCTCAGCCAGTGCAGGGAGGAGGAAGTGAGGATATAGGAGAGATTGGATTCATCTCTAGTGATAGAcattctgagcctcaggtttccTAGGCCACCAGCTGGTAGATCAGACAGGAGGATATAAATCGGTTTTGTAAGCAGGACTGTATACgtcagtactttttaaaaattttgctgtCCTGTTAATACTAGTTgagtttaaatatttatacatttatatgaatattaaatacatgaaatttctttgaaaattatagAGGTAATTTAGTACTTGTAAAGAATGcatgtggattttttaaaaaatgataaacttcCTTTGGCGTCTCAAGACAACTAAGACATGAAAACTGATTTTAGAGACCAATGAATGagattttttctcctttaaaaatatttacaataataaaattttagagctaggattacaattatattttttaaagtagactttattttttagagcagttttagattcacagtgaaattgagcagaaagtacagagagttcccatttGTCTCTTGCCCCCACGTGTACAGCCTCCCTGGATATCCAAATCTCCCACCAGAAgagtacatttgttataattcatGAATCTACACTGAGACATCCTTATCAACCAAACTTCATCGTTTACACCAAGGTCCACTCTTAGGGTTgtacgttctatgggttttgacaaatgtatagttGCATGTATCTACTAGTGCAGTATCATATggagtattttcactgtcctaacttataagaacctgctgtatagcacagggaactctactcaatactctgcaatggcctgtatgggaaacaaatgtaaaaaaaaaaaaagagggagagtggatatatgtatatgtataactgattcactttgctgtacacctgaaactaacacaacatcgtaaatcaactatactccaataaacttttttttttaaaaatcctctttgcttttcctatttatcttttccaccccccagtccctggccaccactgatatttttgctttccccagagctttgccttttccaaattgtcatatagagttacagatgtaggaaACATTGTTATGGCTTCCAGGgtggaaaggtgggggagggataaattgggagattaggattgacatatgcacactactatatataaaatagataactagtaagaacccactttatagcacagggaagtctactcaatactttataatgacctatatgggaaaagaatctaaaaaagactgtatatatgtatatgtagaactgattcactttgctgtacagcagaaagtaacacaacgttgtaaatcatgtatgctccaataaaaatttttagaaaagaaaaaatgtcatatttctggaatcatacagtatgtagccttttcagattgacttctttcacttattaagtttcctccatgtcttttcatgttttGATCCCATTCTTTGTCTGAATACACCACAGTTTATTTGCTCACTCATATACTGAAGGACAGCTTTCTTGCTTCTTTGGTTTGCTGCTAAAATCATCTATGTGCATGTTTGGTTTGGACATacgttttcaactcatttggataGACACCAAGGAACGAGGCTGCTGGATCGTACGAAAAGGGTACGTACTACAATTTTTTCTGTTGACAAACTTACCTGTTAGGCAATGATGAaataaaacttatattttaaggcaggacaagaaaaacattaaacataaaagtctctctctgtgtgtgtttgggcCTCCTGCCTACCTAATATGCAATGAGCTCCTCAAAGATGGGAGTGCCTGCTCAAGATTaaagatcaattttttttcttctgatgccAGCAATGTAACTTCTTAAAAGAACAGTGTTCTTTCCCAGCTCTGTAGGGGTTCATGGTGACTTGCTGCTCACCTTGTACGTGCTTACCTGGACTATGTATccttggtgaactttatgtaaaacATCAGGATGTCATTTTGATGAGTGATCCTTTGACTCAAAAATGTACATGACTGTGCCTTTGACTTCTAACACATGGAACAGTTCCCAGAGCTTTTTGAGAATCTgcttcctgggttataatcctcagtttggttcaaataaaattcccttttttttcttcttaacttgaGAGTTAATTGAATTTTCATCAACAACATTAATAGTCTCATGAAGTACAGAGACTGCGTCTCTATCACCCTGTGGTCCTGCAGCTGAACAAGAAGCCTGGTGTGGCAGTAAATGCTTATAACTGTGGGTGCATGGACATATTTAACAACGGTTTATAGCCAAACGTTATTTTGCACTGAAATGCACATTTGGGGAAAGTCAACACTAACTGTCTACCAATAACAAATAAATTGGATACGGAAGAAATAGCACTTGTGGTCAATGCATTTGTACATATAAGTTGTACTTGGAAGTGTAACTGAGCAGAACCCTATGggcccttcccaggacagacaccCCCTCATGTCCTGCagctgcctcttgtttgtagaaaacctTTATCCTCCTAGGCCTatcctgagttccaaagaatacacagaaaatatgataaaatgtagaaagaaaggaaaataatcaagcaggacaaaataataatagcttagcCATTAAACAAATTCAAAGACCtatagttcctcctcaagggctataggtaacattctgagccatatccttgagctACTTTGAAAACACTGAATGAAGTGAACTCCAGGCTGCTACAAGCACATAGAGACCAGAGGGGTTGGAAGCAGAAGCTTGATGATATTTATTCCCGATTACCTCATCACCAACAaccagaagaatgtccatgagctgatcacacaccctacaacactctctctcaccctgtctttaaaaatcttttcctgAAAGTCATCAGGGAATTAGGGTCTTTTGAGCAACAGTTGCCCCCGTTCTTTGCTTGGCGCCTGCAATAAATGCTACACTTTCCTTCATCGCTCTCAGTAGCAGTAGATTGGCTTCACTGCAACAGATCAGTGGACCCGAGTCTGGCTCAGTAACAAAAGAAACCTTCATTTGTTTCCCATACTTTTGTTGGTTTTGCCCAAGTAAGACAGGACTATACTCTCAATGTAAAACATCCCAACAATACAGAGAGAAGAAACATCTCCCCTGAACTTCCTCTTCATCCCAGGCCCCTCTCCAGAGAGTTCAGTTTAGTGTACTTTCCAGACTTCTCTCTGACTCtctgtacatttatttttgcatgtgaTGACATCTGGTTCAGCTTCCCTTATAGAAACGGTGTCTTAGTGATTCAGATCATCTTGCTTTTTTACGTTTAAGGGTGGGTCTTAAGGATCAGTCTTCATTCATATCAGTGGGCATATAGTAGTCCATAAAATGAATGGCCCACATTTTAACAGTGTGCCTCCTTATGTAAATTTAGGTTGCTCCAATGTTTTGCTGTTCTTGCCAACCATAGAGTAATAAAAATCCTTGTACTCCCCAAAGCTTCTCTTTGGTTTCTCAACGCTTTCTCCCTGTATATAGCCCTGTTGTTCCTGAATTATCCATTTCATCCTCTTAGAAGATAATTTTCCTCAACTTATGTCAAGCTCACcactatattctatttttttaattagccaaaagggggaaaagaaaaggtcacTGGATTTCAAATCATCCTCCAGTGCTTCTATCAGTAGGCTGagctgctttacttttttttttttttaattgaggtatagttgaagtaaaatgttatataagtttcaggtgtacaacatactaaatcacaatttttaaagtttatactacttttatagttattatgataaaatattggctatattctctgtgctgtacaatatatactcttagcttgtttattttatacattgtacttagtatctcttaatcccctaaccctatcttacccctctcccttccctctccctactggtaaacactagtttgttctctgtatctgtgagtctgtttctcttttgttatatttactagtttattttatttttcagattccacatataagtgatgtcatacagtatttatattttctgtctgacatttcattatACATAATACACtccacgtccatccatgttgttgcaaatgttaaaatttctttcttttttatgactgagtagtattccgttgtgtgtGTGGAatataccacttctttatccattcaactgttgatggacacttaggctgcttccatatcttggctttttaaataatgctgctgtgcacATTGGGATGcgtgtatcttttagaattattgTACTTGGGGtttttaggtatatacccagtagtgaaattgctgagtcatatgatagttatatttttagtttttagagaaaCCTCTgtcctgttttccacagtggctgcaccaattcacattcccacctacagtgtatgagggttcccttttctccatccctGGCCGACATTTGTGATCTGTGTTTTTTTTGATGATCGTCCTTCCGacaggtgtgaaatgatatctcattgtgttttttatttgcatttccctgatgattaacaaCACTGAACATCTTTCAATGTaactgttgaccatctgtatgtcttctttggaaaaatgtctattcaagtcttctgcccatttttttttttttgctgttgagttgtatcagctgtttatatgttattttggatattatctccttattggtcatatcattggcaaatattttctcccattcagcaggttgtctttttattttgtccatggtttcctttgctgtgcaaaagcttttaagtttaattagggaacatttgtttatttttgctcttgtttcctttgttttaggagacatatcaaaaaaaaaaaattgctatgatTTGTGTCAAAGACTGTTCCACCTaagttttcttctgggagttttatggtctggggccttacatttaggtctttaatccattttttgtttatttttgtgtatggtgttataaaatgttctaatttcattcttttacatgtaggtgtccaactttaccagcaccaattattgaagagattgtcttttctccattgtatattcttgcctcctttttcatagatcaattgaccataagtgtgtaggggttttttctgtgctctctattctgttccatatttttatgtttctgggtttgtttgtttgttttgccagtaccatactgttttgattagtgtaTCTGTGCAATGTAGTCTAAAGCAGCAGCATGATacctccaactctgttcttctttctcaagattgttttggctatttttggtctttttctgtttctgtacaaattttaaaataattttagttctatgaaaaatgctgtTGTTATTTTGAACGGGGTTGCACTGAATTCCTAGATTGCCTTGggaagtatggtcattttaacaatattgattcttctaatccatgaacattgtatatctttacatctgtttgtgttagtttctggctGGATACCCAAGATCTTCTGGACAACTGGGCAAGGGGTGAAGCCCAGAGGTAGCCAGATGAAAGAGGATAGGACACTGGACTAGGGACAGGCCTTGGAAGAGCAAAAGCTTAGAAGAAGACCAAGAGTGTTACTGAGTGAGGACCGTCTAATTCAGTCCCCTCTGGAATGGTGTCAGATTGCTGGGGTTATGGAAATAGAGCTGGAACTGGAGAGCAGTTGACCTCAAGGTGGACCTAAAGCTCTTCTCCAGAACCTTCCATCAGAGCAGCATTTATGTCTATGCAGGAGAGCACACTGGGCTGTGTCTGGGTTAGTTGTCAAACACAACCTGGGTCCTGGGCTCTAAGTCACCTTCTTCCTGCAGGTTCTTCTCTTCAATGGACAGAGGCTGGTATGAGGGGCTCCTGAAAAAAGAGGTATCATCAGAATACTACACAGGGGGTCAATGATGCTAACAGGAATGGAGGATGGGAGTTTGGGGCTGACTCATCAACAATGTTGCAGCATCCCATCACTCCTCACGTGTCCACTTTTCCAAAGTCTGAAGAACTGTGTCCTGAGAACATGGATGAGAAGTGTTCTGAGGTGGCCTCAATGACTGTGCACAGTGAGATCTAGGAGTGCTGAGGATGAAATTTCAGTTATAGAGACGAGGATTTGTGCTTCTATTAATAAGTTCAGGGGGCATAATTTACTTCCCAAGACCAGTGACTTTTTGTTGAATTGCTGTTTTGGTGGTGATCCAGGAGGGAATGTGTGTCCCAAGAGTAATCCACAATAATAAAATTGCAGTGCAGGTGACTAGTTCAGGCACCACCAGGCTAGGTGTGTGGTCTGGGTCAGAGCCAAGGGATTGGAACAGAGTCTCTTGGGTCCCTCCATGGAGAGGCCTCCAGGGGGAGTTACCCTCTTACCCCAGACCACAAGTTTCTGCCTGGTTTGCCTTATCCTACACAAAACACGTTTCAAGTTCACCTGCATCCCATATTTCTCTACATTCTGCCTATTTGCAGGGGACTGCATGTTTCTGACCTCACAATTCATACTAAATATCATTCTggcaaagaagacatgcagatggccaacaggtacttgaaaaaatgctcagcatcactaatcagggaaatgcatatcaaaactacaatgaaatatcacctcacaaaatttagaatggctgttatcaagaagacaagagataacgAGTGacgtgagggtgtggagaaaagggaaccctcctgcactgttgttgGGGATGTAgtttggtgcagccagtatggaaaacagcatagatgtgaattttaaataaaaaatagaactaccatttgatccagcaattccacttctgggaaggaaatgaagtcactgtctcaaaaagatatctccacccccatgttcactgaagcattattcacagtagcaagatatggaaacaatctaagtacTTGTCAAGGgatgatgaagaaaatgtgaataatatacaatatatattattctGGTTGGTCAGATACACCACACTAATACTGGTAAGAATGTTTCCCTCCTGCTGTTCCAGCCACTTGCTGACTAGAGCCCTTTCTCCTTCAAAGGAGCCAACCTTCACAGGGAGACAACCTGGTGAGGTGCCTTATGTGGATAAAAGGCACGTAAATTTAGACCCTGCTCCCTCCATTTTCTTGCATATGACCTTGAACCAGTCAAGGGCGACCCTCTCTCCATGGTCTCTGTTCCTCTCAGGCTCACACCCCTCTTCTCCCAGAGATTCAGAAAGGAGGAAAGCACCTGAAGAAAAGATGAAGAagccctggaggaagtgacacaGGCTGGAAATTTCAGACTAACGAAACTCTCCGGGAATTTCATGACGTCAGAAGGATGAAGGATCAAATGTTGGGGGCTGATACAAACTTAGAAAGGAGGATGACAATTTACAAAGCATAGAAACGGTGTTGGCTCCCCGTTGACAATTATGCCATGGGAAGAAGGCAGTCCCTGCTCTTACTACTCTTGATAAGTTTATTACAAAGAAATACAGCACTTTAATtctcaaagttttaaaatctagtgtactaaataaatattccttttactgtttttacatttacatatatatttataactacaTCAAGTGAGTCCTTAACTTTTCTAAAGGTTATGTAATAATCATCATTTTTACTATTGATTATTAAGATTGTGCTGTAGCTTCagtttgcatgtttatttttattggggaggaaaaatgttttctgtaacCTTCAATGTTCTTCAGCTGGTCTAATAATCAAGTTAAtcagagaaaaacagaacaaaattaattacaaacCTACAGGAGTCAGACAAGTGCAGTGAAACCCAAGGAGAAGCCAAACAATTGAGGCTCATGTGTGATCTCAGGACACGGGATGGGAGAGAATGCCAGGTCT belongs to Pseudorca crassidens isolate mPseCra1 chromosome 2, mPseCra1.hap1, whole genome shotgun sequence and includes:
- the LOC137220230 gene encoding PRAME family member 12-like produces the protein MSIWNPPRLLDLVGMSLLRDETLAFAALKDLPTEFFPSLFMEAFHGRHSETLKAMVQAWPFVRLPLGGLMEMPHVGTLQAVLDGLDVLLAQKDCPRRCKLRVLDLRNTGQDFWSMWSGSNVRVSSSSSMAPVAEDRSRTEQPLAPLEVFIELCLSEGTMDEFFIYLMQWVEKRKVSIHLCCKKLKIVTMSMENIMKVLSMVQLDCIQEVQVNCTWHLSTLAVFAPLLGQMNKVQRLLLSNIHMSALEGQEQQHVVQITSQFLRLHHLRDLRMESPSFLQGRLDQMLRCLKTPLENLAITHCLITESDLKHLSQCLNISQLKGLDLSGVPLTDFSPELLQVLLEKVAATLQELDLNLCGIMDCQLEAILPALSRCSQLRTFSICGNLLSMAIMENLLRHTDGLPSLILELYPAPKESYSSQRILHLGRLAQLQAELTEIMRNLGRPRTIWISSSPCPRWGNEIFCHEKTIIYCCFVPP